A stretch of Dietzia lutea DNA encodes these proteins:
- a CDS encoding putative quinol monooxygenase, whose translation MSSGPPAHALVLRHRAKPGRREELIEVWRRHMPEAVQANDGHRAYVLCASYVDPDVMVVFQHYRDAAAAQEFLGNPAYLRYLEESGDLLSGPPEVEAVEPLWSKAVVADD comes from the coding sequence TCTGGCCCGCCCGCGCACGCCCTGGTCCTGCGACACCGGGCCAAGCCGGGGCGTCGCGAGGAGCTGATCGAGGTGTGGCGCCGGCACATGCCCGAGGCGGTGCAGGCCAACGACGGGCACCGCGCCTACGTCCTGTGCGCCTCGTACGTCGACCCGGACGTGATGGTGGTGTTCCAGCACTACCGGGACGCGGCCGCCGCGCAGGAGTTCCTCGGCAACCCGGCCTACCTGCGGTATCTCGAGGAGTCGGGGGACCTGCTGAGCGGGCCGCCGGAGGTCGAGGCGGTCGAGCCGCTGTGGTCCAAGGCGGTCGTGGCGGACGACTGA
- a CDS encoding CCA tRNA nucleotidyltransferase — MFSGLQDGPGARPDPAEVEARRVRLLAGAQTTLNQLADVLSPLAAAFGEAGHELYLVGGSVRDAVLGRLGTDLDFTTDARPEAVRGILDRYADAVWDTGIEFGTLSAVKRDGDGIEQQIEITTFRADSYDGVTRNPEVVYGDTLSGDLVRRDFTVNAMAVRLHSDGRHEFVDPLNGMDALLAGVLDTPAAPEQSFADDPLRMLRACRFVSQLGFTLAPRVFRAMTEMTAEIDRITAERVRAELDKTILGDYPIDGINMLCETGLADHVLPEVPGMKLERDEHMQHKDVYWHSLTVLKQAIDLEPEGPDLVLRWAALLHDIGKPATRAPKPGGGVTFHHHEVVGAKMVRKRMRALKYPKQMIEDVSGLVFLHLRFHGYGEGQWTDSAVRRYVSDAGHLLPRLHRLVRADCTTRNRRRAAKLQANYDSLERRIAEIEEKEDLARVRPDLDGNEIMTLLGLKPGPDVGRAWAFLKELRLDRGPLDRDEAEAELLRWWAAQKGGDQPTGGSDTDRQNGDPA, encoded by the coding sequence GTGTTCTCGGGTCTGCAGGACGGCCCGGGCGCCAGGCCCGATCCCGCGGAGGTCGAGGCCCGCAGGGTCAGGCTGCTGGCAGGCGCCCAGACCACCCTCAACCAGCTCGCCGACGTGCTGTCCCCGCTGGCCGCCGCGTTCGGTGAGGCCGGGCACGAGCTGTACCTCGTGGGCGGCAGCGTCCGCGACGCCGTGCTCGGGCGTCTTGGGACGGACCTGGACTTCACGACCGACGCCCGCCCGGAGGCGGTCCGGGGGATCCTCGACCGTTATGCGGACGCGGTGTGGGACACGGGGATCGAGTTCGGCACCCTGTCCGCCGTCAAGCGGGACGGCGACGGGATCGAGCAGCAGATCGAGATCACGACCTTCCGCGCGGACTCCTACGACGGGGTGACCCGCAACCCCGAGGTCGTCTACGGGGACACGCTGTCCGGCGACCTGGTGCGGCGCGACTTCACCGTCAACGCCATGGCGGTGCGTCTGCACTCGGACGGCCGGCACGAGTTCGTCGACCCGCTGAACGGGATGGACGCGCTGCTGGCCGGCGTGCTCGACACCCCGGCCGCGCCCGAGCAGTCCTTCGCCGACGACCCGCTGCGCATGCTGCGGGCGTGCCGGTTCGTCTCCCAGCTGGGCTTCACCCTCGCGCCGCGCGTGTTTCGGGCGATGACGGAGATGACCGCGGAGATCGACCGCATCACCGCGGAGCGCGTGCGGGCCGAGCTCGACAAGACCATCCTCGGCGACTACCCGATCGACGGTATCAACATGCTGTGCGAGACCGGCCTGGCCGACCACGTGCTGCCCGAGGTGCCCGGCATGAAGCTCGAGCGAGACGAGCACATGCAGCACAAGGACGTCTACTGGCATTCGCTGACCGTGCTCAAGCAGGCCATCGACCTCGAGCCGGAGGGTCCCGACCTCGTCCTGCGCTGGGCGGCGCTGCTGCACGACATCGGCAAGCCGGCCACCCGCGCGCCCAAGCCCGGCGGCGGCGTGACGTTCCACCACCACGAGGTGGTGGGCGCCAAAATGGTCCGCAAGCGCATGCGGGCCCTGAAGTACCCCAAGCAGATGATCGAGGACGTCTCGGGACTGGTGTTCCTGCACCTGCGCTTCCACGGGTACGGCGAGGGCCAGTGGACCGACTCGGCCGTGCGCCGCTACGTCTCCGACGCAGGTCACCTGCTCCCCCGCCTGCACCGGCTCGTGCGCGCCGACTGCACCACCCGCAATAGACGCCGCGCGGCCAAGCTGCAGGCCAACTACGACTCGCTGGAGAGGCGGATCGCCGAGATCGAGGAGAAGGAGGACCTCGCCCGGGTCCGCCCCGACCTCGACGGCAACGAGATCATGACTCTGCTGGGCCTCAAGCCCGGGCCCGACGTCGGCCGCGCGTGGGCGTTCCTCAAGGAACTGCGCCTGGACCGCGGCCCGCTCGACCGGGACGAGGCCGAGGCCGAACTCCTCCGGTGGTGGGCCGCGCAGAAGGGCGGAGACCAGCCGACCGGGGGATCGGACACGGACCGGCAGAACGGCGACCCGGCGTGA
- a CDS encoding glycosyltransferase 87 family protein, with the protein MTGAAVDRYLSSAVGRLVVVVLAAAGTMLHTVGIPGLQQIPPYRIDLDVYRVGGQVFRDGGELYGELPQLAQGAHLPFTYPPLSAQIFSLLTLVPLPVASALVTLATIAVLALVVQLVLTRTCERPARELWWLTAAVMVVALWFGPVRETIGFGQVNVFLMALVLVDVILGRGRWWGGTLTGLAMAIKLTPAVFLLYFFLRRDWRGLATAVVSALAFTGLGHLLAPDDSARYWSFAIRDPERIGGLAFTSNQSVNGVVYRLGLEDTAASVVWFVVAATIGLGIAWFAWRLLRSGQEVAAAVAVGHVALFCSPVSWGHHWVWAVPAVVLALVWAERAGRRADLDERLWLGIAASGVVIFLATPQWWVPNSEDRELGWSPVERLVGNAYLIWALVFLVVLGARAARLGRPDLGGDPHQPVVLDRALAR; encoded by the coding sequence GTGACCGGCGCAGCGGTCGACCGCTACCTCTCCTCGGCGGTCGGTCGCCTCGTAGTCGTCGTCCTCGCCGCCGCCGGCACGATGCTGCACACCGTCGGCATCCCCGGCCTGCAGCAGATCCCGCCGTACCGCATAGACCTCGACGTCTACCGCGTCGGCGGGCAGGTGTTCCGTGACGGCGGCGAGCTGTACGGCGAACTGCCGCAGCTCGCGCAGGGCGCGCACCTGCCGTTCACCTATCCCCCGTTGTCCGCGCAGATCTTCTCGCTGCTCACGCTGGTCCCGCTGCCGGTGGCGTCCGCGCTCGTCACGCTGGCGACCATCGCGGTGTTGGCGCTCGTGGTGCAGCTGGTGCTCACGCGCACGTGCGAGCGGCCGGCGCGGGAGCTGTGGTGGCTCACGGCCGCCGTCATGGTGGTGGCGCTGTGGTTCGGCCCGGTCCGCGAGACGATCGGGTTCGGGCAGGTCAACGTGTTCCTCATGGCGCTCGTGCTGGTCGACGTCATCCTCGGCCGCGGGCGGTGGTGGGGCGGCACGCTCACCGGGCTCGCGATGGCCATCAAGCTCACGCCCGCGGTGTTCCTGCTGTACTTCTTCCTGCGGCGGGACTGGCGGGGCCTGGCCACGGCGGTGGTGTCGGCGCTGGCGTTCACCGGCCTCGGCCACCTGCTCGCGCCCGACGACTCCGCCCGCTACTGGAGCTTCGCCATCCGCGATCCCGAGCGGATCGGCGGCCTGGCGTTCACCTCCAACCAGTCGGTCAACGGCGTCGTCTACCGGCTCGGCCTCGAGGACACCGCCGCGTCGGTCGTGTGGTTCGTCGTGGCCGCGACGATCGGGCTGGGGATCGCGTGGTTCGCGTGGCGTCTGCTGCGGTCCGGCCAGGAGGTCGCCGCGGCGGTCGCGGTGGGTCACGTCGCGCTGTTCTGCTCGCCCGTGTCGTGGGGCCACCACTGGGTGTGGGCGGTGCCGGCGGTCGTGCTCGCGCTGGTGTGGGCCGAACGTGCGGGACGACGGGCTGACCTCGACGAGCGCCTCTGGCTGGGCATCGCCGCCAGCGGCGTGGTGATCTTCCTGGCGACTCCCCAGTGGTGGGTGCCGAACAGCGAGGACCGCGAGCTGGGCTGGAGCCCGGTCGAGCGCCTCGTCGGCAACGCCTACCTGATCTGGGCGCTGGTGTTCCTCGTGGTGCTCGGTGCGCGGGCGGCACGCCTGGGTCGGCCCGATCTGGGCGGCGACCCCCACCAGCCGGTGGTGCTGGACCGCGCGCTCGCCCGCTGA